One stretch of Candida orthopsilosis Co 90-125, chromosome 3 draft sequence DNA includes these proteins:
- a CDS encoding hypothetical protein (two adjacent ORFs in C. orthopsilosis correspond one gene in C. parapsilosis) has translation MVQIILYKPILVACAKFNCMRMYPSKANYHFSRSQKTMEIHVQESGNLPLTRDAYNRANRITIENCDIKPSQNGEQLKPLLHYAINTLYINWKKDTKNTTPT, from the coding sequence ATGGTACAAATAATTTTATACAAACCTATCCTTGTCGCATGcgcaaaattcaattgcatGAGAATGTATCCTTCTAAGGCAAACTATCACTTCTCTCGTTCACAGAAAACAATGGAGATTCATGTTCAGGAGTCAGGTAATCTACCACTTACAAGAGATGCCTACAACAGGGCCAACCGCATAACCATCGAAAATTGTGATATCAAACCACTGCAAAATGGTGAGCAACTAAAGCCACTACTCCATTACGCAATCAACACCCTTTACataaattggaaaaaagaTACAAAAAATACTACCCCTACATAG
- a CDS encoding Mds3 protein (component of the TOR signaling pathway): MQQSTHAQPAITFDDYVHYAAPKSSNIRAVFSPAAVTLGRNAFDRNGDQISDFEIISCNGDRIPVSMAILIDRWGKYFVTLLSRGYVSAVEDFESEKNQESKSKVTTTLRKADVPRFRIPFQESTESLGTYSKTKQRSICSMSTESQPSRNNSSNESRKDSIPTIQHNDLFTSHMDDVPPQLPPPTEPIPPVPAVPTSFKPSSRKGSQDASSPRASLLNTLSVLRNIPSSRSPRESPFSSPRASLSASSSNLSELRSSPFPNLRPNMGRSTSDLKLSSIESGVEVKSKENESGSSVGHGSTQDYDEESDNGDENEDYHPLFGFEEERFPLEPSLIPRKLYMPFSTNTVKAFCEFFYTGQVGNKWILAPTLLDNLIIAKFYRVPLLYDLICEVLIDVIRRKERELLSESSEEKQVVESIENGVISKQWLRKICDEYEDESNEETMAYLDVEDLNASGSTSRVKSVFDRPMMPTETKSEEPNDESKTRMNTMTVEELVNPDSPCPSDEVIEVIHEAALLVTEMRIVLRTMMLIKLQKERNPGT, encoded by the coding sequence ATGCAACAATCAACCCATGCACAGCCAGCAATCACATTTGATGATTACGTGCATTATGCAGCTCCCAAATCTTCCAACATAAGGGCAGTATTTTCTCCTGCTGCAGTAACTTTAGGGAGAAACGCTTTTGATCGAAATGGTGATCAAATTTCggattttgaaatcatctCCTGTAATGGTGATCGAATACCAGTGTCTATGGCCATATTGATTGATAGATGGGGGAAATACTTTGTCACGCTACTTTCAAGAGGTTATGTTCTGGCGGTGgaagattttgaatcagaaaagaatcaagagctgaaatcaaaagttaCCACCACATTGAGGAAAGCTGATGTTCCACGCTTTAGAATCCCCTTTCAGGAGTCAACAGAATCTTTGGGTACATATTCCAAGACTAAGCAAAGGTCCATCTGTTCAATGTCGACCGAGTCACAACCATCAAGGAACAACTCAAGCAACGAAAGTCGCAAGGATTCAATCCCGACTATTCAACACAATGACCTATTCACCTCCCATATGGATGACGTGCCGCCCCAATTACCACCTCCTACTGAGCCAATACCTCCTGTTCCAGCTGTACCAACATCGTTTAAACCTTCTTCGCGCAAGGGGTCACAAGATGCAAGCTCCCCGAGGGcatcattgttgaacaCACTATCCGTCTTGAGAAACATCCCTTCTTCTAGATCTCCTAGAGAATCACCTTTTTCATCGCCACGTGCTTCATTGTCAGCATCGAGTTCAAATTTGAGTGAGTTGCGCAGTTCTCCATTTCCCAATCTCAGACCAAATATGGGAAGATCAACTTCAGATCTTAAACTATCCTCCATAGAATCAGGAGTGGAAGTTAAATCCAAGGAAAATGAATCTGGAAGCAGCGTTGGGCATGGCTCAACACAAGACTATGATGAGGAAAGTGATAATGgggatgaaaatgaagattaTCATCCACTTTTCGGGTTTGAAGAGGAACGGTTTCCCCTCGAGCCATCATTGATACCACGGAAGTTATATATGCCCTTTTCAACGAACACAGTAAAAGCATTTTGTGAGTTTTTCTATACAGGACAAGTTGGAAATAAATGGATTTTAGCACCCACGTTGTTGGATAACTTGATAATTGCCAAATTTTACAGAGTTCCGTTGTTATATGATTTAATTTGTgaagttttgattgatgtaATACGAAGGAAAGAGAGGGAGTTATTGAGTGAGCTGTCTGAAGAAAAGcaagttgttgaatctATAGAAAACGGGGTTATCAGCAAGCAGTGGTTGAGGAAAATATgtgatgaatatgaagaTGAACTGAATGAAGAAACGATGGCATACTTGGATGTTGAGGACTTAAATGCATCTGGGCTGACTTCGAGAGTCAAGTCGGTTTTTGATAGACCAATGATGCCAACTGAGACCAAAAGTGAAGAGCCAAATGATGAATCTAAAACCAGAATGAATACAATGACAGTTGAGGAATTAGTAAACCCTGACTCCCCGTGTCCATCTGACGAAGTGATTGAGGTTATTCATGAAGCGGCACTATTAGTGACTGAGATGAGGATTGTTTTGAGGAcaatgatgttgataaagCTACAAAAGGAGAGAAACCCCGGAACATag
- a CDS encoding Slk19 protein (alkaline-induced protein of plasma) has translation MSETAAVNSTTAKKQPPQSRLKQLTSASTWVSPFRSQPDEESGANSKKKVNLYKQFKEDNKVEHIKVPAKFAHHPTLEAEEKKKKQQAKSAKSAKSTKKTDEAKTKKATDDKANSEEKKLDDEAKEKLVTDEQSEAAAKEKKIEDESKEKLVDDEPSNAVVEEQKLEGEADEKLIIDEPTEAETEEQKLEDDSKEKLITDEPAGAVAEERKLEHESKEKLVTDQGLERQPTNESRETLLKDEYPESEPTGAAAEAKEAFEAADADIEDAKKVSQEQEDLAQEHLEGDDEIEENIKENPVDISSPPQTKYEPVEKPNKEILEKLKNKPVLLRHYQELNATAVGSLANDLDDPKKVIELGSGLRLTQEQLLDMAAKRVAPVITSINDEVSKTRQEDEIKRQQLLDQKVKKHEGKLKSDFDKYAAKVNKRKEVIDQEIERKLTNIANLVKTSDENANKFEKQTKEEMETAAKEYEERETKAAEKHVTDKETLEKNHEELLATKKQELEDSKAGQEKATQEIEDLKQKKIDLTEKNTELDTEIERLKSKLEEEKAKLQELTSQHETHQEAIEVNQNQSKELNEKIGGYQKDIDDRKTTHKGLVAEVGALGALLGAFAAKLSDVNSDKTGRTERLTEAKNKHISWQREKDQFAEEAAREHERQRAQATQEYETRKHQEELERKRQKEEQERLEKEEQERQAKLEEEERQRQAQLEAEEKERQAKIEEEERQKKVEEEAKAKELKEKQEKQAAIAEKLKQKESKQRNLEEERNKHDSLYQKGSYTGDESEYHNAQKQRLGDEITNLQKIKELREERSTYTGEDSKSDDLDKLIKERQKAIKKIENKQAQLSLNERAVAEEPTSSKNLVASGTGAAAGTVFGQDLIDKQSKLPSAQENPGADYDLKKKGAIHDADKSVPKFEDENDKKKEPREKKSGLGSAALAGGAVGAGTGAAVGAATNSTDKAAPLRKERSNSLTDRFKGWGRRLSRDKTPTEKTKEAPAENSASKDTKEDNAVGDVSKETKPITSKNENTVGSVGAAPKGNDTIGGINANDIENKTGSARVIPKGNQTIGGVNANDFELKDTHKPGAAITAGANEPHRDDASWEVHSVYELVSDGEFEANKNDPNYFAVNEEDYKNHKEKEKRVTLLDKIFK, from the coding sequence ATGTCTGAGACTGCTGCAGTTAATTCAACGACTGCCAAGAAGCAGCCTCCTCAAAGCAgattaaaacaattgacgAGTGCGTCGACATGGGTTTCTCCCTTTAGAAGCCAACCTGACGAAGAAAGTGGAGCCAATTCCAAGAAAAAGGTCAATTTGTATAAACAATTCAAGGAGGACAATAAAGTAGAACATATCAAAGTTCCAGCCAAGTTTGCTCACCATCCTACATTAGAAGCtgaggaaaagaagaagaaacagCAAGCAAAGTCAGCAAAGTCAGCaaagtcaacaaaaaagaCAGATGAAGCAAAGACCAAAAAAGCAACAGATGATAAGGCTAACTCAGAAGAGAAAAAGCTTGACGATGAAGCCAAGGAGAAATTGGTGACTGATGAACAATCTGAAGCTGCTGccaaggaaaagaagattgaGGATGAATCTAAGGAGAAgttggttgatgatgaaccaTCCAATGCTGTTGTAGAAGAGCAGAAGCTTGAAGGTGAAGCCGatgagaaattgatcatCGACGAACCAACTGAAGCTGAAACAGAAGAACAAAAGCTCGAAGATGACTCTAAAGAGAAATTAATCACCGACGAACCAGCTGGTGCTGTCGCAGAAGAACGGAAGCTTGAACACGAGTCTAAAGAGAAGTTGGTCACAGACCAAGGATTAGAAAGACAGCCAACCAATGAGTCCAGGGAAACATTGCTCAAGGATGAATACCCAGAAAGCGAACCTACTGGTGCTGCAGCAGAGGCAAAGGAAGCCTTTGAAGCGGCTGACGCAGATATAGAAGACGCTAAAAAAGTAAGCCAAGAGCAAGAGGACCTTGCCCAAGAGCATTTAGAAGGCGATGATGAGATAGAAGAAAACATCAAAGAAAATCCTGTTGATATTTCTTCTCCACCTCAAACAAAATATGAACCGGTTGAGAAACcaaacaaagaaattttggaaaaattaaagaatAAACCAGTTTTGTTGAGACACTATCAAGAATTAAATGCAACTGCTGTTGGGTCGCTTGCAAATGATTTAGATGACCCCAAAAAAGTTATCGAATTGGGTTCTGGTTTGAGATTGACTCAAGAACAATTGTTGGACATGGCAGCGAAAAGAGTGGCCCCAGTGATTACCTCCATCAATGATGAGGTCTCTAAGACGAGACAAGAGGATGAAATCAAGAGACAACAActtttggatcaaaaaGTGAAGAAGCACGAGGGTAAGTTGAAATCTGATTTTGACAAGTATGCAGCAAAGGTAAACAAGAGAAAGGAAGTTATCGATCAGGAAATTGAACGCAAATTAACCAACATTGCTAACTTGGTCAAAACATCCGATGAGAATGcaaacaagtttgaaaaacaaactaAGGAAGAGATGGAGACTGCAGCTAAAGAGTACGAAGAACGTGAAACTAAGGCTGCTGAGAAACACGTTACTGATAAGGAAACTCTCGAAAAGAATCACGAGGAGCTACTCGCTACCAAAAAGcaagaattggaagattCCAAAGCAGGACAAGAGAAGGCTactcaagaaattgaagatttgaagcAGAAAAAGATTGACTTGACTGAAAAAAATACTGAATTGGATACCGAAATTGAGAGATTGAAAAGCAAATTGGAGGAGGAAAAGGCCAAATTACAAGAGTTAACTTCTCAACATGAAACTCATCAGGAAGCAATAGAAGTAAACCAAAACCAGAGCAAAGAGTTGAATGAAAAGATTGGTGGTTATCAaaaagatattgatgaCAGAAAAACCACACACAAGGGTTTGGTTGCTGAAGTTGGAGCTTTGGGTGCCTTGTTGGGCGCTTTTGCTGCTAAGTTGAGTGATGTCAACTCAGACAAAACTGGCAGAACTGAGAGACTCACGGAAGCAAAGAACAAGCACATCTCTTGGCAAAGAGAAAAGGACCAATTCGCAGAAGAAGCTGCAAGAGAGCATGAACGTCAAAGAGCACAGGCAACCCAAGAATACGAAACCAGAAAACACCAAGAGGAGTTGGAAAGAAAGAGACAGAAGGAAGAACAAGAGAGACTCGAAAAGGAGGAGCAAGAGAGGCAAGCCAAgttagaagaagaagaaagacAAAGGCAAGCACAATTAGAGGCcgaagagaaagaaagacAAGCTAAGattgaggaagaagagagaCAAAAAAaggttgaagaagaagcaaagGCTAAGGAGCTAAAGGAGAAACAGGAAAAACAAGCAGCTATCGCCGAAAAGCTTAAGCAGAAGGAATCAAAGCAAAGAAACTTAGAAGAGGAAAGAAACAAGCATGATTCTCTTTATCAAAAGGGTTCTTACACGGGTGACGAGTCCGAGTATCACAACGCTCAAAAGCAGAGATTAGGTGATGAAATCACAAACTTGCAAAAGATCAAGGAATTGAGAGAAGAAAGATCGACGTACACCGGGGAGGATTCAAAGTCTGATGATCTTGACAAATTAATCAAGGAGAGACAAAAGGCgatcaaaaagattgaaaacaagCAAGCTCAACTTTCTTTAAATGAGCGGGCAGTAGCTGAAGAACCAACATCAAGTAAAAACTTGGTTGCTTCTGGCACTGGTGCTGCTGCCGGTACCGTATTTGGacaagatttgattgataaaCAATCGAAATTGCCAAGTGCACAAGAAAATCCAGGCGCCGACTATGacttgaagaagaaaggtGCTATTCATGATGCAGATAAATCAGTTCCTAAGTTTGAGGATGAGAATGATAAGAAAAAGGAACCCAGGGAGAAGAAGTCAGGCTTAGGGTCCGCTGCTCTTGCTGGCGGTGCTGTTGGTGCGGGAACAGGTGCTGCAGTGGGTGCCGCAACCAATTCAACTGATAAGGCTGCACcattgagaaaagaaagatcAAATAGTCTCACTGACAGATTCAAGGGATGGGGAAGAAGACTTTCAAGAGATAAAACACCAACCGAAAAGACTAAAGAAGCTCCAGCTGAAAACTCTGCCTCTAAGGATACCAAGGAGGACAATGctgttggtgatgtttcCAAAGAGACTAAGCCAATTACTTCCAAGAATGAAAACACCGTTGGTAGTGTAGGTGCTGCACCTAAAGGAAATGACACAATTGGTGGAATCAACGcaaatgatattgaaaacaaaactgGATCAGCACGTGTAATCCCTAAAGGCAATCAAACGATTGGTGGTGTGAATGCAAATGACTTTGAATTAAAAGACACACACAAACCAGGCGCCGCTATTACAGCTGGTGCTAATGAGCCACATAGAGATGATGCTTCATGGGAAGTTCACTCGGTTTATGAACTTGTATCCGATGGCGAATTCGAAGCAAATAAGAATGATCCCAATTATTTTGCAGTCAATGAAGAGGACTATAAGAATCacaaagaaaaggaaaaaagGGTCACTTTACTTGATAAAATCTTTAAGTAG
- a CDS encoding Oca5 protein (S. cerevisiae homolog OCA5 localizes to) yields the protein MLSQMMEKNFSTSLSLPTASTDSSESSNEKFIESSIENTTSTKSISDEEQPDFESKDNSPYQPDDHKPSFNYDLEIFNLCKEYLNTKNHHGLALIARQKGIPPFLRFKVWPILLKYHPFVLEPFIQPDNEIINEASDVESTSSKETSSSKGYLSQSESDYETRSEGRKDSDASNEIEKKIKKDIARYIQRLYYLKSHDLTPIEKEIIHTLESSVLKFTLKWAKIIKYDTSLSWMALNLAEWFPPIPKTPWVLVGRDHSQKGSSLIASVVDDYSNYIDHIPGLDKYLDELIYKNETISNMKFHDVYERLVLVLLHCPEPETKFSGESEISCNKNDQKDERKQSKMNKTTLPITGGTIEQRVSFFIFCLRKLQPELAQHFHEEQILTKFGCSDDEWLIWWLKFCGTKVWSKHDRGRIWDFLLGWRLKNPKRSFNYYYEKLNYVNRNTLQKLGPDVFWTVGSVENEKSTVDPRRNSFRDLINELNNELHISKSDLLSTSATPSSTNELKDSANRPNLSIPFSRIDPHIALIFISISLLKSKENTLVELDQHEIRQFLSRLPSKSYKYNQKSRKRSSQTFNSSSNSRNGSPPLLPNEEAPTSNIIISNDMRNDKHKINFIDNIISESGELWRKWLWSEFVEDS from the coding sequence ATGCTATCCCAAATGATGGAAAAGAATTTCTCCACAAGTTTGAGCTTGCCAACCGCTTCCACGGACTCATCAGAATCGTCCAATGAAAAGTTTATCGAACTGTCTATAGAAAACACTACTTCAACCAAATCCATTAGTGACGAAGAACAGCCTGATTTTGAATCGAAAGACAACTCGCCATATCAACCTGACGACCACAAACCATCTTTCAACTacgatttggaaatttttaatCTATGTAAGGAATACTTGAACACGAAAAACCACCATGGATTAGCCCTAATTGCAAGACAGAAAGGTATACCCCCATTTCTTCGATTTAAAGTGTGGCCAATTCTATTGAAATACCACCCGTTTGTGCTAGAGCCGTTTATACAGCCAGACAATGAAATTATTAATGAAGCGAGTGATGTTGAGAGTACCTCAAGTAAGGAAACATCTTCCTCCAAAGGATACCTAAGCCAGTCGGAAAGCGATTATGAAACAAGATCAGAAGGTCGCAAAGATTCGGATGCCAGCAacgaaattgaaaaaaagattaaaaagGATATCGCTAGGTATATTCAACGACTTTATTACTTGAAGTCACATGATTTGACAcccattgaaaaagagattATTCACACATTGGAGAGCTCGGTATTGAAGTTTACACTCAAATGGgccaaaatcatcaaatatgaTACATCGCTATCATGGATGGCTTTGAATTTGGCTGAATGGTTCCCTCCGATACCGAAGACTCCGTGGGTTTTAGTTGGAAGAGATCACTCACAGAAAGGTTCTTCTTTGATTGCCAGCGTAGTTGACGACTATTCAAACTATATTGATCATATTCCAGGGTTGGATAAGTATCTTGATGAGTTGATATATAAGAACgaaacaatttccaatatgAAGTTTCATGATGTCTATGAGAGGTTagtgttggtgttgttgcattGCCCAGAGCCAGAAACAAAGTTTTCAGGGGAGAGTGAAATTTCCTGTAATAAAAATGACCAAAAAGATGAGAGAAAACAATCCAAGATGAACAAGACGACATTACCAATCACAGGGGGAACTATAGAGCAAAGAGTTTcatttttcatcttttgtttgCGAAAATTGCAACCTGAATTAGCGCAACATTTCCACGAGGAGCAAATTCTaaccaaatttggttgtCTGGATGATGAATGGCTAATATGGTGGCTCAAATTTTGCGGCACAAAAGTGTGGTCCAAACACGACCGCGGGCGAATTTGGGATTTTCTTTTGGGCTGGAGGCTTAAAAACCCTAAGCGAAGTTTTAATTACTACTATGAAAAGCTAAACTATGTGAATAGAAACACTTTACAGAAATTGGGTCCTGATGTGTTTTGGACAGTTGGATCcgttgaaaatgaaaaatcaacCGTCGATCCAAGAAGAAACTCGTTCAGGGATTTGATTAATGAGTTGAACAATGAACTTCACATATCGAAATCGGATTTATTGCTGACATCGGCAACTCCTTCTTCGACAAATGAATTAAAGGATAGTGCCAATCGCCCCAATTTATCCATCCCCTTTTCAAGAATCGACCCTCATATTGCATTAATATTTATTTCGATATCTTTACTCAAATCGAAGGAGAATACATTGGTTGAACTTGATCAGCATGAAATTAGACAATTCCTATCGAGACTTCCATCCAAGTCCTACAAATATAACCAAAAATCCAGAAAACGATCAAgtcaaactttcaattcatcttcaaattcaagaaatggATCTCCTCCTTTACTACCAAATGAAGAAGCCCCTACTAGTAACATCATCATATCCAACGATATGCGAAACGACAAACACAAGATTAACTTTATTGACAACATCATTTCAGAGTCAGGTGAGTTGTGGCGAAAATGGTTGTGGTCtgagtttgttgaagatagTTAG